In a genomic window of Ralstonia nicotianae:
- the yidC gene encoding membrane protein insertase YidC: MDIKRTILWVIFSLSVVLLFDNWQRANGHQSMFFPTPQTATTTAAAPGGTPAGDVPKAAAPAAAGSQAAPATGAVSQTPASEKIVVTTDVIRATVDTAGAIVTKLELLTQKDHDGNPMVLFDRSLERTYLARSGLIGGDFPNHTTVFTASAGPRDLGAGGEVSLTLTADKGGAKLAKTYVFKRGSYVIDTRFDVTNDGAAPINPTLYMELARDGGAVEQSRFYSTFTGPAVYTDTDHYHKITFADIDKSKAHVPAPTDSGWVAMVQHYFASAWIPAASAKREFYVDRIDTNFYRVGMQQALGTVAPGASVSATARLFAGPQEERMLEGITPGLELVKDYGWLTIIAKPLFWLLEKIHKLLGNWGWSIVALTVLVKLVFFPLSATSYRSMAKMKDLQPRMTAIRERHKGDPQKMNQEMMTLYRTEKVNPLGGCLPIVIQIPVFIALYWVLLSSVEMRGAPWLGWVHDLASPDPFYILPILMAVSMFVQTRLNPTPPDPVQAKMMMFMPIAFSVMFFFFPAGLVLYWVVNNCLSIAQQWSINRMLGTNKKAAAAK; encoded by the coding sequence ATGGATATCAAACGCACCATTCTCTGGGTGATCTTCTCGCTGTCGGTTGTCCTGCTGTTCGACAACTGGCAACGCGCGAACGGCCACCAGTCGATGTTCTTCCCGACGCCGCAGACGGCCACCACGACCGCCGCCGCACCGGGCGGTACGCCCGCGGGCGATGTGCCCAAGGCCGCCGCGCCGGCCGCCGCCGGCAGCCAGGCGGCCCCGGCCACCGGTGCCGTCTCGCAGACGCCGGCTTCGGAAAAGATCGTCGTCACGACGGACGTGATCCGCGCGACGGTGGATACGGCCGGTGCCATCGTCACCAAGCTCGAGCTGCTGACGCAGAAGGACCACGACGGCAACCCGATGGTGCTGTTCGACCGCAGCCTGGAGCGTACCTATCTGGCGCGCTCGGGCCTGATCGGCGGCGATTTCCCGAACCACACCACGGTGTTCACGGCGTCCGCCGGCCCGCGTGACCTGGGCGCCGGCGGCGAAGTCTCGCTCACGCTCACCGCCGACAAGGGCGGCGCCAAGCTGGCCAAGACCTACGTCTTCAAGCGCGGCAGCTACGTGATCGACACGCGCTTCGACGTGACCAACGACGGTGCCGCGCCGATCAACCCGACGCTGTACATGGAACTGGCGCGCGACGGCGGCGCGGTGGAGCAATCGCGCTTCTACAGCACGTTCACCGGCCCGGCCGTCTACACCGACACCGACCACTATCACAAGATCACCTTCGCCGACATCGACAAGAGCAAGGCACACGTGCCGGCCCCGACCGACAGCGGCTGGGTGGCAATGGTGCAGCACTACTTTGCATCGGCATGGATTCCGGCGGCCAGCGCCAAGCGCGAGTTCTACGTCGACCGCATCGACACCAACTTCTACCGCGTCGGCATGCAGCAGGCGCTGGGCACGGTGGCGCCGGGCGCGAGCGTGTCGGCCACGGCACGCCTGTTCGCCGGTCCGCAGGAAGAGCGCATGCTCGAGGGCATCACCCCGGGCCTGGAACTGGTGAAGGACTACGGCTGGCTGACCATCATCGCCAAGCCTCTGTTCTGGCTGCTCGAGAAGATCCACAAGCTGCTGGGCAACTGGGGCTGGTCGATCGTGGCGCTGACCGTGCTGGTCAAGCTGGTGTTCTTCCCGCTGTCGGCCACCAGCTACCGCTCGATGGCCAAGATGAAGGACCTGCAGCCGCGCATGACGGCCATCCGCGAGCGCCACAAGGGCGACCCGCAGAAGATGAACCAGGAGATGATGACGCTGTATCGCACCGAGAAGGTCAATCCGCTCGGCGGCTGCCTGCCGATCGTGATCCAGATCCCGGTGTTCATCGCGCTGTACTGGGTGCTGCTGTCGTCCGTGGAAATGCGCGGCGCGCCGTGGCTGGGCTGGGTGCACGACCTGGCCTCGCCGGACCCGTTCTACATCCTGCCGATCCTGATGGCCGTGTCGATGTTCGTGCAGACCCGCCTGAACCCGACCCCGCCGGACCCCGTGCAGGCCAAGATGATGATGTTCATGCCGATCGCGTTCTCGGTGATGTTCTTCTTCTTCCCGGCCGGCCTGGTGCTGTACTGGGTGGTCAACAACTGCCTGTCGATCGCGCAGCAGTGGTCGATCAACCGCATGCTGGGCACCAATAAGAAGGCCGCGGCCGCCAAGTAA
- the yidD gene encoding membrane protein insertion efficiency factor YidD — protein MTRVLLFLLRVYKVAFSPFVGAQCRFLPTCSDYARDAVLTHGPAIGSYLAAKRLCRCHPFAQGGYDPVPPAAGDAALRSTDSASTETTAADAPAARPSIHLPRP, from the coding sequence ATGACGCGCGTGCTGCTGTTCCTGCTGCGTGTCTACAAGGTGGCGTTCAGCCCCTTCGTCGGCGCGCAATGCCGCTTCCTGCCGACCTGCTCCGACTACGCGCGCGACGCTGTGCTCACCCACGGGCCGGCGATCGGCAGCTACCTTGCGGCAAAACGCCTGTGCCGCTGTCATCCGTTCGCGCAAGGCGGGTATGATCCTGTGCCGCCCGCCGCTGGCGACGCTGCGCTGCGCTCCACCGATTCCGCATCGACCGAGACGACCGCAGCCGACGCACCGGCCGCGCGGCCGTCGATTCACCTTCCCAGACCGTAA
- the rpmH gene encoding 50S ribosomal protein L34 — protein sequence MKRTYQPSVTRRKRTHGFRVRMKTRGGRAVLNARRAKGRKRLAI from the coding sequence ATGAAACGTACCTATCAACCTTCCGTTACCCGTCGCAAGCGCACCCACGGTTTCCGTGTCCGCATGAAGACCCGCGGTGGCCGTGCCGTGCTGAACGCACGCCGCGCCAAGGGCCGCAAGCGCCTGGCCATCTAA
- the rnpA gene encoding ribonuclease P protein component, with translation MGPHAYPKAARLVKTDEFSSVFALRPVRRSRHFVLYVRANGHPQARLGIVIGKKFARRAVERNLIKRQCRELFRLRQAALGGRDVLIRLQTKFPREDVPTVAAFKRLCREELSYLFEIAARPLPAPPVPGPAAAPVPSDGAAP, from the coding sequence ATGGGCCCGCACGCCTACCCCAAGGCCGCAAGGCTTGTGAAAACGGATGAGTTCTCATCCGTTTTTGCTTTGCGGCCGGTCCGGCGTAGCCGTCACTTCGTGCTCTACGTGCGGGCCAATGGCCATCCCCAGGCGCGCCTGGGGATCGTGATCGGCAAGAAGTTCGCCCGTCGCGCCGTCGAGCGCAACCTGATCAAGCGTCAGTGCCGCGAGCTGTTCCGCTTGCGGCAGGCTGCCCTGGGCGGCCGCGACGTGCTGATCCGCCTGCAGACCAAGTTTCCGCGCGAAGACGTGCCCACCGTGGCCGCCTTCAAGCGCCTCTGCCGGGAAGAGCTCTCGTACCTGTTCGAGATCGCGGCGCGCCCGCTGCCCGCGCCACCGGTGCCCGGCCCTGCCGCCGCGCCGGTTCCCTCCGACGGAGCCGCGCCATGA